AGCTAACCAGTTCTACAGTCTCGCTGCTTGATCACCCGTGAGCGCCGCAATTCTATTCGAGCCGTCTCCACTATTGCGACAGAGCCAGAATAAACTCCTACTCTTGGAAGACGAAATTTCGGGGGAAGCTCAGTCTGCCTCCAATGCTTTTTACGCCTCACGCCTCACGCCTCACGCCTCACCTCCCCGGCGGCCGGTCCGAAGGCACGCCGCGCAATTGAATCTCGTTCTGAATCTCGATGACCATCAAGTCGTAACCCATTTCCAAGGTGCCTGGGTACTGTCTGCGGACTCTGCGCATGACCTCGGAGTCTTTCACTTCGACGAACTCCACCGGGGACAGTACGGCCAATCCTGGGCGGGTGGCGCGTAGCACCTTGGCGGCATCCTCGGGCGTGGTGTGAGTAGCCAGCTCTTTGCGAAGGCGTTCGGAATCCTCCAGAAAGTCCCCATGGACGGCCATGACTTCATGGATGATGACACTCGCACGGCGCGCGTTCTGGATGAGGTTTTCAGAGTACGTGGTGGCACCGGAGATCACGACAGCGCGCGAGCCGGACTCGATGCGATAACCGTAGGCCGGGTCCATGGGACCGTGATTCACCACGAAGGCCATCACACGCGAATGCTCGGACTCGTAGACCAGGTTCTCGGAAATATCCGAGGCATCGATTCTCGCACCCGCCTTGTTCTCCCGAAAGCGCGCCTGAATATCAAGGGCGTAGGCGCGTTGCAAGTGGCCCATCATTTCCACCGTTCCTTGCGGGCCGGTCACCGGCAAGGGCTCATCGCGGCCGCGATGCCATCCGCTCAACCACAGGTCGGCGCATCCCACCGTGCGATCCGAGCCCAAATTGGTCAGAAATACCTTCTGGACCTTGGCGGGGGACATTCCCGCCGCCGCCAAGCGCGCGGCCACGCCGCGTCCG
This window of the Betaproteobacteria bacterium genome carries:
- a CDS encoding MBL fold metallo-hydrolase, encoding MPRYLVLGLCWALLVPAPFALAFDGIRVTLLGTGSGAAALAERAGPSVLVEVGRDVLLFDCGRGVAARLAAAGMSPAKVQKVFLTNLGSDRTVGCADLWLSGWHRGRDEPLPVTGPQGTVEMMGHLQRAYALDIQARFRENKAGARIDASDISENLVYESEHSRVMAFVVNHGPMDPAYGYRIESGSRAVVISGATTYSENLIQNARRASVIIHEVMAVHGDFLEDSERLRKELATHTTPEDAAKVLRATRPGLAVLSPVEFVEVKDSEVMRRVRRQYPGTLEMGYDLMVIEIQNEIQLRGVPSDRPPGR